In Planococcus sp. MB-3u-03, the DNA window ATCATTCTCTCGACTGGATCCACTCCATTGGTGCCGCCAATCGATGGCTTGAGTGAAGTAGATTACTTGACCAATGAATCGATCTTCAAACTGTCATCATTCCCGAAAACGATGACCATCCTAGGCGCAGGCCCGATCGGCGTCGAGATGAGCCAAGCGCTCAACCGTCTTGGCGTTGAGGTGACGCTGGTTGAAAAATCAGAGCGCATCTTGTCCAACGACGATGAAGAACTCACGCTGATGATCCAGCAGCGGCTCATCGATGAAGGCGTGACGATCCATGCCGGCGCAACAGCGGTAAAAGCTGCCCAACAAGGCGGTCAAATTGAACTGACTGTCGAAAAAGACGGCAAGGAAATCATAGTTTCAAATGAAGGGCTTCTCGTTGCGCTCGGCCGCCAAGCGAATGTCTCCGGCTATAACCTGGAAACTGCCGGTGTCAAGTACGATAAGAAACGTATCCAAGTGGACGAACATATGGAAACGACCGCCAAAGGCATCTATGCCATCGGCGATGTCGTCGGCCCTTATCAACTATCGCATATGGCGAACGCACAAGGCATTACAGCGACGCAGAACGCCATTTTGCCGATCAACCGCAAAATGAATTACGACCATGTGACCTGGTGTACATACACAGACCCGGAACTCGGCCACTCTGGCTTGTCCGAAGCACAGGCACGCGAACAATACGGCGATTCAATCCGCGTCTATGAACATGATTATGCGGATATCGACCGTGCCAATACGAAACAAGGCTCGATCGGCAAGGTGAAGATCGTGCTCGATAAAAAAGGCCATATTCTCGGGGCGAGCATTCTGGGCGACAGAGCTGGCGAAATCATTAGCCAAATCCAGACACTCAAAACACTCGGCATCAATATGGGTAAATTATCCAGTGTCATCCATCCGTATCCGACCTATAGCGAAGTACTGGTGAAGATCGGCAAGAAAGTCTATGTCGATAACCTGCTCAATCAACCGGTCGTCAAAACCTTCAATAAAGCAAAAGCGGGCGAGTTGCCTGTCAAAAATCGGTTTATACGGGGCAGCAGCGGCTGCAGGTCTTGGCATCGCCAATATGGCGATCCAAAATAACACCAAACCAGAACTTGGTGTTAAAATGGCCTTCAAGGAAATGCCTTCCACGCCCAATGCCGTTTCGTCGCAAACGACTGACCGGGACAAATTCGTTCCAGCATGGCCGTATAATGGCAGCAAAGAGCAAGCGAAAAGAACTTGATCGGCATGTTGAAAGGCTATGAAGGCATCCGGATTGTACAAGTGAATAATGATTATGTTTATGCAATTGCTACGACAA includes these proteins:
- a CDS encoding dihydrolipoyl dehydrogenase family protein, producing the protein MTKKYDIAIIGAGAAGLTAAFTAAGFSKKTVLIDKNLPGGECTWSGCIPSKSLINIAKEVHHAKKYSPELKVDTSEVLKDIQEVIQKVYAGESPEVLKESGIDFVNAYATFTGPNTLEVEGETIEAKKIILSTGSTPLVPPIDGLSEVDYLTNESIFKLSSFPKTMTILGAGPIGVEMSQALNRLGVEVTLVEKSERILSNDDEELTLMIQQRLIDEGVTIHAGATAVKAAQQGGQIELTVEKDGKEIIVSNEGLLVALGRQANVSGYNLETAGVKYDKKRIQVDEHMETTAKGIYAIGDVVGPYQLSHMANAQGITATQNAILPINRKMNYDHVTWCTYTDPELGHSGLSEAQAREQYGDSIRVYEHDYADIDRANTKQGSIGKVKIVLDKKGHILGASILGDRAGEIISQIQTLKTLGINMGKLSSVIHPYPTYSEVLVKIGKKVYVDNLLNQPVVKTFNKAKAGELPVKNRFIRGSSGCRSWHRQYGDPK